Proteins found in one Methylobacterium sp. CB376 genomic segment:
- a CDS encoding ABC transporter substrate-binding protein, with product MNLKQLLLSAGCFALSTVPVLAQTSVKVGVLNDMSGVYSDIGGKGSVVAAQLAAEDFAAISKDVSVEIVSADHQNKPDIGAGIARQWYDRDSVDAILDVPTSSVALAVSQITREKNKIFIDSGAGSTDLTGSQCSPNTVHWTYDTYALANGTGSAMVKRGGDTWFFLTADYAFGQSLQNETAAVVTRSGGKVVGSAKVPFPANDFSSFLLQAQGSGAKVIGLANAGGDTINAVKQAHEFGITQGGQKLAALLFYVLDAKALGLETAQGLVLTESFYWDLNDGTRAFSERFAKRANGNMPTMNQAGVYAGLLHYLKAVAATKSKDAKVVMDWMKANPTDDPLFGKGTIRADGRKIHDMYLFEVKKPAESKGPWDLYNKLATIPGDQAFKPMSQGGCPLVGKT from the coding sequence ATGAACCTGAAGCAATTGCTGCTATCTGCCGGATGTTTTGCGCTATCGACGGTACCTGTCTTGGCGCAAACAAGTGTCAAGGTCGGCGTCCTGAACGACATGTCTGGCGTCTACTCGGATATTGGCGGCAAAGGCTCCGTCGTTGCAGCGCAACTTGCTGCAGAGGATTTCGCCGCAATCAGCAAGGATGTCAGCGTCGAGATCGTGTCCGCCGATCACCAAAATAAACCGGATATCGGCGCGGGTATCGCCCGGCAATGGTATGACAGGGATAGCGTCGATGCCATCCTGGACGTGCCAACGTCGTCGGTTGCGCTCGCAGTCAGCCAGATCACGCGCGAGAAAAACAAGATTTTCATCGACTCGGGCGCTGGTAGCACCGACCTGACCGGGTCGCAGTGTTCCCCCAACACTGTGCACTGGACCTACGACACGTACGCGCTCGCGAACGGCACGGGCAGCGCCATGGTCAAGCGCGGCGGTGACACTTGGTTCTTCCTGACGGCAGATTATGCCTTCGGACAATCGCTACAGAACGAGACCGCCGCAGTCGTCACGCGAAGCGGAGGAAAGGTTGTCGGCTCCGCCAAGGTGCCGTTCCCAGCCAACGACTTCTCGTCCTTCCTGCTTCAGGCGCAGGGATCCGGCGCCAAGGTGATCGGGCTCGCGAACGCGGGCGGCGACACCATCAATGCCGTCAAACAGGCCCACGAATTCGGCATCACGCAGGGCGGGCAGAAGCTCGCGGCACTGCTTTTTTACGTACTCGACGCCAAGGCACTCGGCCTCGAGACGGCGCAGGGGCTGGTGCTCACCGAATCTTTCTACTGGGACCTGAACGACGGCACTCGGGCCTTCTCGGAACGCTTCGCGAAGAGGGCGAACGGCAACATGCCGACCATGAATCAGGCCGGCGTGTACGCGGGCCTGCTGCATTACCTGAAGGCGGTCGCGGCGACGAAGTCGAAGGATGCAAAAGTCGTCATGGACTGGATGAAGGCGAATCCGACCGACGATCCGCTGTTCGGCAAGGGCACAATCCGGGCGGACGGCCGCAAGATCCACGACATGTACCTGTTCGAGGTCAAGAAGCCGGCCGAGTCGAAAGGACCGTGGGATCTATACAACAAACTCGCGACGATCCCCGGTGATCAGGCCTTCAAGCCCATGAGCCAGGGTGGCTGCCCGCTCGTCGGCAAGACCTAA
- the istB gene encoding IS21-like element ISMtsp8 family helper ATPase IstB, giving the protein MSGTGELIPPLVERIKATLVGLKMPRALEIVDTTVRRLERGELSALEAVDALLSEELSLRESRRVKTALVMARLSTVKTLSGFDFAFQPSLDRTRILALAELGFVDRCEVLHFLGPPGTGKSHLAVALGVEAVKAGRSVYFTTLADLVGTLARAEREGTLREKIRYFCRPALLIVDEIGYLPVVPGGGNLFFQLVNARYERGAMVLTSNRGFAEWGEVFGDPVVATALLDRLLHHAVVVQIEGSSYRLRQHTALMPEHIRSKAALQAPPLAPPPRRRGRPPKNGGAHLGIA; this is encoded by the coding sequence ATGAGCGGAACTGGCGAGCTGATCCCCCCACTGGTCGAGCGGATCAAGGCCACGCTGGTAGGGCTGAAGATGCCGCGCGCCCTGGAGATCGTCGACACCACCGTGCGGCGGCTGGAGCGCGGCGAACTCAGCGCGCTGGAGGCGGTCGATGCCCTGCTGAGCGAGGAGCTGAGCCTACGCGAGAGCCGGCGGGTGAAGACCGCGCTGGTGATGGCGCGGCTCTCGACGGTCAAGACGCTGTCGGGCTTCGACTTCGCCTTCCAGCCCTCGCTCGACCGCACCCGCATCCTGGCCCTGGCCGAGCTGGGCTTCGTGGACCGCTGCGAGGTGCTGCACTTCCTCGGCCCGCCCGGCACCGGCAAGAGCCACTTGGCGGTGGCCCTCGGGGTCGAGGCGGTGAAGGCGGGCCGCAGCGTGTACTTCACCACCCTGGCCGACCTTGTGGGAACGCTGGCGCGGGCCGAGCGGGAAGGAACGTTGCGCGAGAAGATCCGCTACTTCTGCCGGCCGGCGCTGCTGATCGTGGACGAGATCGGCTACCTGCCGGTGGTGCCGGGCGGGGGCAACCTGTTCTTCCAGCTCGTCAACGCGCGCTACGAGCGGGGCGCGATGGTCCTGACCTCGAACCGCGGCTTTGCAGAGTGGGGGGAGGTGTTCGGCGATCCGGTGGTGGCGACCGCGCTGCTGGACCGGTTGCTTCACCACGCCGTGGTGGTGCAGATCGAGGGCTCAAGCTACCGGCTGCGCCAGCACACCGCGCTCATGCCCGAGCACATCCGCTCGAAGGCAGCCCTGCAGGCTCCGCCGCTCGCCCCGCCTCCGCGTCGGCGCGGACGCCCGCCCAAGAATGGAGGTGCTCACCTCGGCATCGCCTGA
- the istA gene encoding IS21-like element ISMtsp8 family transposase, with translation MVSLGELMTILDLHRQGLSVTAIARQLGLDRKTVAKYIARGLEPPVYGPRSPRARATDAFLPYLRERLAAYPQLTAVRLWRELKERGFAGAYTAVKRAVALLRPSAPLPIERRFETPPGEQAQVDLARFEVVFADEPGVTRIVWLFAMVLGHSRYLWARFVVHQDLQTVLRCHIAAFQALGGAPREILYDRMKTAVIGEDPDGLVIYNRSLLDLARHYGFLPRACRPYRAKTKGKVERPFRYLREDFFLARSFRNLDDLNDQLRHWLDTVANARRHATTKRIVADAFAEERSQLRALPPVPYEAVLSLERRVTHEGFVSVAGNLYSVPDTTRRRALEVHVLADQIRIYEAGELVACHLPLEGRGLTQVDPAHRRPRSPPPEPRDPAEPVVVRRAGDQVARRPLAIYDAVARQLAGAGVPRTDRGDAA, from the coding sequence GTGGTCAGCCTCGGGGAACTCATGACGATCCTGGACCTCCACCGGCAGGGCCTCTCGGTCACCGCCATCGCCCGCCAGCTCGGCCTCGACCGCAAGACCGTCGCCAAGTACATCGCCCGCGGCCTCGAGCCGCCCGTCTACGGACCGCGATCCCCCCGCGCGCGGGCCACCGACGCCTTCCTGCCCTACCTGCGCGAGCGCCTGGCCGCCTACCCGCAGCTTACGGCCGTCCGTCTCTGGCGCGAGTTGAAGGAGCGCGGCTTCGCAGGGGCCTACACCGCCGTGAAGCGAGCCGTGGCCCTGCTTCGCCCCTCAGCTCCTCTGCCTATCGAGCGCCGCTTCGAGACCCCGCCGGGCGAGCAGGCCCAGGTCGACCTCGCCCGCTTCGAGGTCGTCTTCGCCGACGAGCCGGGCGTGACCCGCATCGTCTGGCTGTTCGCGATGGTGCTGGGCCACTCGCGCTATCTCTGGGCCCGCTTCGTCGTCCACCAGGATCTGCAGACGGTCCTGCGCTGCCACATCGCCGCCTTCCAGGCCCTTGGAGGCGCCCCGCGCGAGATCCTCTACGACCGCATGAAGACCGCCGTGATCGGCGAGGATCCCGACGGCTTGGTCATCTATAACCGCAGCCTTCTCGATCTCGCGCGCCACTACGGGTTCCTGCCGCGCGCCTGCCGTCCCTACCGGGCCAAGACCAAGGGCAAGGTCGAGCGCCCGTTCCGCTACCTGCGCGAGGACTTCTTCCTCGCCCGCTCGTTCCGCAACCTCGACGACCTGAACGACCAGCTGCGGCACTGGCTCGACACCGTGGCCAACGCCCGCCGGCACGCCACGACCAAGCGGATCGTCGCCGACGCCTTCGCGGAGGAGCGCAGCCAGCTGCGGGCGCTGCCGCCCGTGCCCTACGAAGCCGTGCTCAGCCTGGAGCGGCGCGTCACCCACGAGGGCTTCGTCTCGGTGGCGGGCAATCTCTACAGCGTGCCCGACACCACCCGCCGCCGCGCCCTGGAGGTGCACGTGCTGGCCGATCAGATCCGCATCTACGAGGCGGGTGAGCTCGTTGCCTGCCACCTGCCCCTGGAAGGGCGTGGGCTGACGCAGGTCGATCCAGCCCATCGGCGGCCGCGATCTCCCCCGCCCGAGCCACGAGACCCTGCCGAGCCGGTGGTCGTCAGGCGCGCCGGCGACCAGGTCGCGCGTCGCCCGCTGGCCATCTACGACGCCGTAGCCCGCCAACTCGCGGGAGCCGGCGTGCCCAGGACCGACCGGGGAGACGCGGCATGA